In Phyllopteryx taeniolatus isolate TA_2022b chromosome 6, UOR_Ptae_1.2, whole genome shotgun sequence, one genomic interval encodes:
- the cnih4 gene encoding protein cornichon homolog 4 isoform X1, which produces MDAAVCILSLIDCCALIFLAVYFIITLSDLECDYINARACCSKLNKWVIPEMVCQCLSTVLMLVSTHWFIFLLNLPVAAWDIYRYVMVPVGNMGVFDPTEIHNRGQLKSHMKEAMIKLGYHLLCFFIYLYSMILALIND; this is translated from the exons ATGGACGCGGCCGTCTGCATTCTGTCACTGATCGACTGTTGTGCACTGATTTTCCTCGCGGTCTATTTT ATTATCACCTTGTCCGATTTGGAATGTGACTACATCAATGCCAGAGCATGCTGCTCCAAACTCAACAAA TGGGTAATACCAGAGATGGTTTGCCAGTGTCTCTCCACCGTTCTGATGTTGGTCTCCACACACTGGTTTATCTTCCTCCTCAACCTCCCTGTTGCAGCCTGGGACATTTATAG ATACGTGATGGTCCCGGTGGGCAACATGGGCGTGTTTGACCCCACTGAGATCCACAACCGAGGACAGCTCAAGTCGCACATGAAGGAGGCCATGATCAAACTCGGCTACCACCTGCTTTGcttcttcatttatttgtacag CATGATTCTGGCTCTGATCAATGACTGA
- the cnih4 gene encoding protein cornichon homolog 4 isoform X2, with translation MDAAVCILSLIDCCALIFLAVYFIITLSDLECDYINARACCSKLNKWVIPEMVCQCLSTVLMLVSTHWFIFLLNLPVAAWDIYRLYTIRFFGTDQQKTVTDHRSDHKMEECVYLNDLFIYCIYLCT, from the exons ATGGACGCGGCCGTCTGCATTCTGTCACTGATCGACTGTTGTGCACTGATTTTCCTCGCGGTCTATTTT ATTATCACCTTGTCCGATTTGGAATGTGACTACATCAATGCCAGAGCATGCTGCTCCAAACTCAACAAA TGGGTAATACCAGAGATGGTTTGCCAGTGTCTCTCCACCGTTCTGATGTTGGTCTCCACACACTGGTTTATCTTCCTCCTCAACCTCCCTGTTGCAGCCTGGGACATTTATAG gctttacacgatcaggttttttgggaccgatcagcaaaAAACagtaaccgatcaccgatccgatcacaagatggaggaatgtgtctatttaaatgacctgttcatttactgtatatacttgtgtacttag